The following are encoded together in the Chaetodon trifascialis isolate fChaTrf1 chromosome 3, fChaTrf1.hap1, whole genome shotgun sequence genome:
- the kcnq2b gene encoding potassium voltage-gated channel subfamily KQT member 2 isoform X1 has translation MVQKSRNGGVFPGAQADQKKLKVGFVGLEAGGTESSRDGALLIAGGEEGPRRQRSSVSGGKKPPKRNALYRRLQNFLYNVLERPRGWAFIYHAYVFLLVFSCLVLSVFSTIKEYEKSSEDALYILEVVTIVVFGVEYMVRIWAAGCCCRYRGWRGRLKFARKPFCVIDIMVLIASISVLAAGTQGNVFATSAIRSLRFLQILRMIRMDRRGGTWKLLGSVVYAHSKELITAWYIGFLCLILASFLVYLAEKEDNEQFETYADALWWGLITLTTIGYGDKFPITWNGRLLAATFTLIGVSFFALPAGILGSGFALKVQEQHRQKHFEKRRNPAAGLIQAAWRVYATNLSRTDLTSTWDYYERTVSVPMYRLIPPLNQLDLLRNLKNKSGLSFSRKDVQPEPSPGPKVSLKERVFSSPRSSGTKGKGSPQHVVPTVGPCVAHGVPGGPGGLGSVQAVRRSPSMEPSLEDSPSKVPKSWSFGERSRSRQAFRIRGAASRQNSEVLIEMQDEEFRQKSSPEASLPGEDMADDNKSCHCEFVPQDLTPGLKVTIRAICIMRFMVSKRKFKESLRPYDVMDVIEQYSAGHLDMLARIKNLQSRVDQIVGRGTPIADKDRPKAASEELPEDPSMMGRLGKVEKQVLSMERKLDFLVNIYIQRMGIPQAETDAYFGSKEPDPAPPYHSPVDQLEKSQSISKILQVLPGDHVEKTRVVTKMVRSSSSTGHRNYNAPTCPPSTSWQPISSQLHQHAQPPPQCSHGNTPSPVGDGSLVRLPPPPAGERHGGNRSNRHSTGDRGGAERPERGREEANRTGGVGGGEEVKQDSDTSISIPSVDHEELERSFSGFSISQSRENLDFLNNGFYSSSADLGDHQGGGGGGGGGGGGGGGGGGGESVGAARCATVRPYIAEGESDSDSELCAPSPHSDRAWTGNK, from the exons ATGGTGCAGAAATCCCGGAACGGCGGGGTGTTCCCGGGAGCGCAGGCCGaccagaagaagctgaaggTCGGCTTCGTGGGTTTGGAGGCCGGGGGGACTGAGTCCAGCAGGGACGGAGCTCTGCTCATAGCAG GTGGGGAGGAGGGTCCTCGGCGGCAGCGCAGCAGTGTCTCTGGAGGCAAGAAACCTCCAAAACGAAATGCCCTCTACAGACGACTGCAGAACTTCCTGTACAACGTCCTGGAGAGACCCCGAGGATGGGCCTTCATCTACCACGCCTACGT GTTCCTACTGGTGTTCTCCTGTCTGGTTCTGTCTGTGTTCTCCACCATCAAAGAGTATGAGAAGAGTTCAGAGGACGCTCTCTACATTCTG GAAGTGGTGACCATTGTGGTGTTCGGGGTGGAGTACATGGTGAGGATCTGGGCTGCAGGTTGTTGCTGTCGGtacagaggatggagaggacgACTCAAATTTGCCAGAAAACCTTTCTGTGTCATCG ACATCATGGTGTTGATAGCGTCCATCTCAGTGTTGGCTGCAGGGACTCAGGGGAATGTCTTCGCCACTTCAGCTATCAGGTCGCTTCGTTTCCTTCAGATTCTGAGGATGATCAGGATGGACCGCCGGGGAGGAACCTGGAAACTGCTGGGATCAGTTGTCTACGCCCACAGCAAG GAGTTGATCACAGCGTGGTATATTGGCTTCTTGTGTCTCATTCTGGCCAGTTTCCTCGTTTATTTGGCTGAAAAAGAAGACAATGAACAATTTGAGACGTATGCAGATGCCCTCTGGTGGGGACTG aTCACCTTGACAACCATTGGTTATGGAGACAAATTCCCCATCACTTGGAATGGACGCTTGCTGGCTGCAACCTTCACTCTGATCGGAGTTTCATTCTTTGCTCTGCCTGCT ggaATCCTGGGTTCTGGCTTTGCTCTGAAGGTTCAGGAACAGCACCgacagaaacactttgaaaagAGGCGAAACCCAGCAGCTGGACTCATTCAG GCGGCCTGGAGGGTTTATGCCACAAACCTAAGCCGAACTGATTTGACTTCAACGTGGGATTATTATGAGAGGACCGTCTCTGTCCCCATGTACAG GTTGATTCCACCCCTCAATCAGTTGGATTTATTGAGGAACCTCAAGAACAAATCAGGACTGTCATTCAG caggaagGATGTCCAGCCTGAACCGTCTCCCGG TCCAAAGGTCAGTCTGAAGGAGAGGGTCTTCTCATCTCCCCGGAGTTCAGGAACCAAAGGGAAAGGTTCTCCCCAGCATG TGGTTCCTACAGTTGGCCCTTGTGTTGCTCACGGAGTTCCCGGAGGTCCTGGAGGCCTGGGGAGTGTCCAGGCTGTGCGCCGTTCCCCCAGCATGGAGCCTAGTCTGGAGGACAGTCCCAGCAAGGTTCCAAAGAGTTGGAGCTTCGGAGAACGTAGCAGAAGCCGACAGGCCTTCAGGATTCGAGGAGCTGCATCCCGGCAAAACTCTGAGG TGCTGATAGAGATGCAGGATGAAGAGTTCAGACAGAAGAGCTCCCcag aGGCCAGCCTGCCAGGAGAAGACATGGCCGATGACAACAAGAGCTGCCACTGTGAGTTTGTCCCTCAGGATCTGACCCCAGGGTTAAAGGTCACCATCAGAGCCATCTG tATCATGCGTTTTATGGTGTCTAAGAGGAAGTTTAAGGAGAGTCTTCGTCCCTATGATGTCATGGATGTGATTGAACAGTATTCAGCTGGACACCTGGACATGCTCGCTCGCATCAAGAATCTTCAGTCAAG GGTGGATCAGATAGTTGGCAGAGGGACACCAATTGCAGACAAAGATCGTCCCAAAGCAGCCAGTGAGGAGCTTCCTGAGGACCCTAGCATGATGGGACGGTTAGGGAAGGTGGAGAAACAG GTCCTATCTATGGAGAGGAAGTTGGACTTCCTGGTTAACATCTACATCCAGCGAATGGGAATCCCTCAAGCTGAAACTGATGCCTACTTTGGCTCCAAGGAGCCGGACCCAGCCCCACCCTACCACAGTCCGGTGGATCAGCTGGAGAAGAGCCAGTCCATTTCCAAAATCCTGCA GGTGTTACCTGGTGACCACGTTGAGAAGACTCGTGTTGTGACGAAGATGGTCCGttccagcagctccactggacaCAGGAACTACAATGCCCCCACCTGTCCGCCTTCCACATCCTGGCAGCCGATCAGCTCCCAGCTCCACCAGCATGCCCAGCCCCCTCCCCAGTGTAGCCATGGCAACACTCCGAGTCCAGTGGGGGATGGGTCACTGGTTCGacttccacctcctccagctggagagagacatgGTGGGAACCGATCAAACCGCCACAGCACCGGAGACCgagggggggcagagagacCAGAGAGGGGACGAGAGGAGGCCAATAGGActggaggagtaggaggaggggaggaggtgaagcaggaCAGCGACACCTCCATCTCTATCCCATCGGTGGACCATGAGGAGCTGGAGCGCTCCTTCAGCGGCTTCTCTATCTCCCAGTCCAGAGAGAATCTGGACTTCCTCAACAACGGCTTCTACTCCTCCTCCGCTGACCTAGGAGACCAccaagggggaggaggagggggaggaggaggaggaggaggtggcggcggaggaggaggcggcgaaAGTGTAGGCGCAGCCCGCTGTGCCACAGTCCGACCCTACATTGCAGAGGGTGAGTCTGACTCCGACTCGGAGCTCTGTGCCCCCTCACCGCACTCAGACCGGGCCTGGACTGGAAACAAGTAG
- the kcnq2b gene encoding potassium voltage-gated channel subfamily KQT member 2 isoform X2, with product MVQKSRNGGVFPGAQADQKKLKVGFVGLEAGGTESSRDGALLIAGGEEGPRRQRSSVSGGKKPPKRNALYRRLQNFLYNVLERPRGWAFIYHAYVFLLVFSCLVLSVFSTIKEYEKSSEDALYILEVVTIVVFGVEYMVRIWAAGCCCRYRGWRGRLKFARKPFCVIDIMVLIASISVLAAGTQGNVFATSAIRSLRFLQILRMIRMDRRGGTWKLLGSVVYAHSKELITAWYIGFLCLILASFLVYLAEKEDNEQFETYADALWWGLITLTTIGYGDKFPITWNGRLLAATFTLIGVSFFALPAGILGSGFALKVQEQHRQKHFEKRRNPAAGLIQAAWRVYATNLSRTDLTSTWDYYERTVSVPMYRLIPPLNQLDLLRNLKNKSGLSFRKDVQPEPSPGPKVSLKERVFSSPRSSGTKGKGSPQHVVPTVGPCVAHGVPGGPGGLGSVQAVRRSPSMEPSLEDSPSKVPKSWSFGERSRSRQAFRIRGAASRQNSEVLIEMQDEEFRQKSSPEASLPGEDMADDNKSCHCEFVPQDLTPGLKVTIRAICIMRFMVSKRKFKESLRPYDVMDVIEQYSAGHLDMLARIKNLQSRVDQIVGRGTPIADKDRPKAASEELPEDPSMMGRLGKVEKQVLSMERKLDFLVNIYIQRMGIPQAETDAYFGSKEPDPAPPYHSPVDQLEKSQSISKILQVLPGDHVEKTRVVTKMVRSSSSTGHRNYNAPTCPPSTSWQPISSQLHQHAQPPPQCSHGNTPSPVGDGSLVRLPPPPAGERHGGNRSNRHSTGDRGGAERPERGREEANRTGGVGGGEEVKQDSDTSISIPSVDHEELERSFSGFSISQSRENLDFLNNGFYSSSADLGDHQGGGGGGGGGGGGGGGGGGGESVGAARCATVRPYIAEGESDSDSELCAPSPHSDRAWTGNK from the exons ATGGTGCAGAAATCCCGGAACGGCGGGGTGTTCCCGGGAGCGCAGGCCGaccagaagaagctgaaggTCGGCTTCGTGGGTTTGGAGGCCGGGGGGACTGAGTCCAGCAGGGACGGAGCTCTGCTCATAGCAG GTGGGGAGGAGGGTCCTCGGCGGCAGCGCAGCAGTGTCTCTGGAGGCAAGAAACCTCCAAAACGAAATGCCCTCTACAGACGACTGCAGAACTTCCTGTACAACGTCCTGGAGAGACCCCGAGGATGGGCCTTCATCTACCACGCCTACGT GTTCCTACTGGTGTTCTCCTGTCTGGTTCTGTCTGTGTTCTCCACCATCAAAGAGTATGAGAAGAGTTCAGAGGACGCTCTCTACATTCTG GAAGTGGTGACCATTGTGGTGTTCGGGGTGGAGTACATGGTGAGGATCTGGGCTGCAGGTTGTTGCTGTCGGtacagaggatggagaggacgACTCAAATTTGCCAGAAAACCTTTCTGTGTCATCG ACATCATGGTGTTGATAGCGTCCATCTCAGTGTTGGCTGCAGGGACTCAGGGGAATGTCTTCGCCACTTCAGCTATCAGGTCGCTTCGTTTCCTTCAGATTCTGAGGATGATCAGGATGGACCGCCGGGGAGGAACCTGGAAACTGCTGGGATCAGTTGTCTACGCCCACAGCAAG GAGTTGATCACAGCGTGGTATATTGGCTTCTTGTGTCTCATTCTGGCCAGTTTCCTCGTTTATTTGGCTGAAAAAGAAGACAATGAACAATTTGAGACGTATGCAGATGCCCTCTGGTGGGGACTG aTCACCTTGACAACCATTGGTTATGGAGACAAATTCCCCATCACTTGGAATGGACGCTTGCTGGCTGCAACCTTCACTCTGATCGGAGTTTCATTCTTTGCTCTGCCTGCT ggaATCCTGGGTTCTGGCTTTGCTCTGAAGGTTCAGGAACAGCACCgacagaaacactttgaaaagAGGCGAAACCCAGCAGCTGGACTCATTCAG GCGGCCTGGAGGGTTTATGCCACAAACCTAAGCCGAACTGATTTGACTTCAACGTGGGATTATTATGAGAGGACCGTCTCTGTCCCCATGTACAG GTTGATTCCACCCCTCAATCAGTTGGATTTATTGAGGAACCTCAAGAACAAATCAGGACTGTCATTCAG gaagGATGTCCAGCCTGAACCGTCTCCCGG TCCAAAGGTCAGTCTGAAGGAGAGGGTCTTCTCATCTCCCCGGAGTTCAGGAACCAAAGGGAAAGGTTCTCCCCAGCATG TGGTTCCTACAGTTGGCCCTTGTGTTGCTCACGGAGTTCCCGGAGGTCCTGGAGGCCTGGGGAGTGTCCAGGCTGTGCGCCGTTCCCCCAGCATGGAGCCTAGTCTGGAGGACAGTCCCAGCAAGGTTCCAAAGAGTTGGAGCTTCGGAGAACGTAGCAGAAGCCGACAGGCCTTCAGGATTCGAGGAGCTGCATCCCGGCAAAACTCTGAGG TGCTGATAGAGATGCAGGATGAAGAGTTCAGACAGAAGAGCTCCCcag aGGCCAGCCTGCCAGGAGAAGACATGGCCGATGACAACAAGAGCTGCCACTGTGAGTTTGTCCCTCAGGATCTGACCCCAGGGTTAAAGGTCACCATCAGAGCCATCTG tATCATGCGTTTTATGGTGTCTAAGAGGAAGTTTAAGGAGAGTCTTCGTCCCTATGATGTCATGGATGTGATTGAACAGTATTCAGCTGGACACCTGGACATGCTCGCTCGCATCAAGAATCTTCAGTCAAG GGTGGATCAGATAGTTGGCAGAGGGACACCAATTGCAGACAAAGATCGTCCCAAAGCAGCCAGTGAGGAGCTTCCTGAGGACCCTAGCATGATGGGACGGTTAGGGAAGGTGGAGAAACAG GTCCTATCTATGGAGAGGAAGTTGGACTTCCTGGTTAACATCTACATCCAGCGAATGGGAATCCCTCAAGCTGAAACTGATGCCTACTTTGGCTCCAAGGAGCCGGACCCAGCCCCACCCTACCACAGTCCGGTGGATCAGCTGGAGAAGAGCCAGTCCATTTCCAAAATCCTGCA GGTGTTACCTGGTGACCACGTTGAGAAGACTCGTGTTGTGACGAAGATGGTCCGttccagcagctccactggacaCAGGAACTACAATGCCCCCACCTGTCCGCCTTCCACATCCTGGCAGCCGATCAGCTCCCAGCTCCACCAGCATGCCCAGCCCCCTCCCCAGTGTAGCCATGGCAACACTCCGAGTCCAGTGGGGGATGGGTCACTGGTTCGacttccacctcctccagctggagagagacatgGTGGGAACCGATCAAACCGCCACAGCACCGGAGACCgagggggggcagagagacCAGAGAGGGGACGAGAGGAGGCCAATAGGActggaggagtaggaggaggggaggaggtgaagcaggaCAGCGACACCTCCATCTCTATCCCATCGGTGGACCATGAGGAGCTGGAGCGCTCCTTCAGCGGCTTCTCTATCTCCCAGTCCAGAGAGAATCTGGACTTCCTCAACAACGGCTTCTACTCCTCCTCCGCTGACCTAGGAGACCAccaagggggaggaggagggggaggaggaggaggaggaggtggcggcggaggaggaggcggcgaaAGTGTAGGCGCAGCCCGCTGTGCCACAGTCCGACCCTACATTGCAGAGGGTGAGTCTGACTCCGACTCGGAGCTCTGTGCCCCCTCACCGCACTCAGACCGGGCCTGGACTGGAAACAAGTAG
- the kcnq2b gene encoding potassium voltage-gated channel subfamily KQT member 2 isoform X3 has product MVQKSRNGGVFPGAQADQKKLKVGFVGLEAGGTESSRDGALLIAGGEEGPRRQRSSVSGGKKPPKRNALYRRLQNFLYNVLERPRGWAFIYHAYVFLLVFSCLVLSVFSTIKEYEKSSEDALYILEVVTIVVFGVEYMVRIWAAGCCCRYRGWRGRLKFARKPFCVIDIMVLIASISVLAAGTQGNVFATSAIRSLRFLQILRMIRMDRRGGTWKLLGSVVYAHSKELITAWYIGFLCLILASFLVYLAEKEDNEQFETYADALWWGLITLTTIGYGDKFPITWNGRLLAATFTLIGVSFFALPAGILGSGFALKVQEQHRQKHFEKRRNPAAGLIQAAWRVYATNLSRTDLTSTWDYYERTVSVPMYRLIPPLNQLDLLRNLKNKSGLSFRKDVQPEPSPGPKVSLKERVFSSPRSSGTKGKGSPQHVVPTVGPCVAHGVPGGPGGLGSVQAVRRSPSMEPSLEDSPSKVPKSWSFGERSRSRQAFRIRGAASRQNSEEASLPGEDMADDNKSCHCEFVPQDLTPGLKVTIRAICIMRFMVSKRKFKESLRPYDVMDVIEQYSAGHLDMLARIKNLQSRVDQIVGRGTPIADKDRPKAASEELPEDPSMMGRLGKVEKQVLSMERKLDFLVNIYIQRMGIPQAETDAYFGSKEPDPAPPYHSPVDQLEKSQSISKILQVLPGDHVEKTRVVTKMVRSSSSTGHRNYNAPTCPPSTSWQPISSQLHQHAQPPPQCSHGNTPSPVGDGSLVRLPPPPAGERHGGNRSNRHSTGDRGGAERPERGREEANRTGGVGGGEEVKQDSDTSISIPSVDHEELERSFSGFSISQSRENLDFLNNGFYSSSADLGDHQGGGGGGGGGGGGGGGGGGGESVGAARCATVRPYIAEGESDSDSELCAPSPHSDRAWTGNK; this is encoded by the exons ATGGTGCAGAAATCCCGGAACGGCGGGGTGTTCCCGGGAGCGCAGGCCGaccagaagaagctgaaggTCGGCTTCGTGGGTTTGGAGGCCGGGGGGACTGAGTCCAGCAGGGACGGAGCTCTGCTCATAGCAG GTGGGGAGGAGGGTCCTCGGCGGCAGCGCAGCAGTGTCTCTGGAGGCAAGAAACCTCCAAAACGAAATGCCCTCTACAGACGACTGCAGAACTTCCTGTACAACGTCCTGGAGAGACCCCGAGGATGGGCCTTCATCTACCACGCCTACGT GTTCCTACTGGTGTTCTCCTGTCTGGTTCTGTCTGTGTTCTCCACCATCAAAGAGTATGAGAAGAGTTCAGAGGACGCTCTCTACATTCTG GAAGTGGTGACCATTGTGGTGTTCGGGGTGGAGTACATGGTGAGGATCTGGGCTGCAGGTTGTTGCTGTCGGtacagaggatggagaggacgACTCAAATTTGCCAGAAAACCTTTCTGTGTCATCG ACATCATGGTGTTGATAGCGTCCATCTCAGTGTTGGCTGCAGGGACTCAGGGGAATGTCTTCGCCACTTCAGCTATCAGGTCGCTTCGTTTCCTTCAGATTCTGAGGATGATCAGGATGGACCGCCGGGGAGGAACCTGGAAACTGCTGGGATCAGTTGTCTACGCCCACAGCAAG GAGTTGATCACAGCGTGGTATATTGGCTTCTTGTGTCTCATTCTGGCCAGTTTCCTCGTTTATTTGGCTGAAAAAGAAGACAATGAACAATTTGAGACGTATGCAGATGCCCTCTGGTGGGGACTG aTCACCTTGACAACCATTGGTTATGGAGACAAATTCCCCATCACTTGGAATGGACGCTTGCTGGCTGCAACCTTCACTCTGATCGGAGTTTCATTCTTTGCTCTGCCTGCT ggaATCCTGGGTTCTGGCTTTGCTCTGAAGGTTCAGGAACAGCACCgacagaaacactttgaaaagAGGCGAAACCCAGCAGCTGGACTCATTCAG GCGGCCTGGAGGGTTTATGCCACAAACCTAAGCCGAACTGATTTGACTTCAACGTGGGATTATTATGAGAGGACCGTCTCTGTCCCCATGTACAG GTTGATTCCACCCCTCAATCAGTTGGATTTATTGAGGAACCTCAAGAACAAATCAGGACTGTCATTCAG gaagGATGTCCAGCCTGAACCGTCTCCCGG TCCAAAGGTCAGTCTGAAGGAGAGGGTCTTCTCATCTCCCCGGAGTTCAGGAACCAAAGGGAAAGGTTCTCCCCAGCATG TGGTTCCTACAGTTGGCCCTTGTGTTGCTCACGGAGTTCCCGGAGGTCCTGGAGGCCTGGGGAGTGTCCAGGCTGTGCGCCGTTCCCCCAGCATGGAGCCTAGTCTGGAGGACAGTCCCAGCAAGGTTCCAAAGAGTTGGAGCTTCGGAGAACGTAGCAGAAGCCGACAGGCCTTCAGGATTCGAGGAGCTGCATCCCGGCAAAACTCTGAGG aGGCCAGCCTGCCAGGAGAAGACATGGCCGATGACAACAAGAGCTGCCACTGTGAGTTTGTCCCTCAGGATCTGACCCCAGGGTTAAAGGTCACCATCAGAGCCATCTG tATCATGCGTTTTATGGTGTCTAAGAGGAAGTTTAAGGAGAGTCTTCGTCCCTATGATGTCATGGATGTGATTGAACAGTATTCAGCTGGACACCTGGACATGCTCGCTCGCATCAAGAATCTTCAGTCAAG GGTGGATCAGATAGTTGGCAGAGGGACACCAATTGCAGACAAAGATCGTCCCAAAGCAGCCAGTGAGGAGCTTCCTGAGGACCCTAGCATGATGGGACGGTTAGGGAAGGTGGAGAAACAG GTCCTATCTATGGAGAGGAAGTTGGACTTCCTGGTTAACATCTACATCCAGCGAATGGGAATCCCTCAAGCTGAAACTGATGCCTACTTTGGCTCCAAGGAGCCGGACCCAGCCCCACCCTACCACAGTCCGGTGGATCAGCTGGAGAAGAGCCAGTCCATTTCCAAAATCCTGCA GGTGTTACCTGGTGACCACGTTGAGAAGACTCGTGTTGTGACGAAGATGGTCCGttccagcagctccactggacaCAGGAACTACAATGCCCCCACCTGTCCGCCTTCCACATCCTGGCAGCCGATCAGCTCCCAGCTCCACCAGCATGCCCAGCCCCCTCCCCAGTGTAGCCATGGCAACACTCCGAGTCCAGTGGGGGATGGGTCACTGGTTCGacttccacctcctccagctggagagagacatgGTGGGAACCGATCAAACCGCCACAGCACCGGAGACCgagggggggcagagagacCAGAGAGGGGACGAGAGGAGGCCAATAGGActggaggagtaggaggaggggaggaggtgaagcaggaCAGCGACACCTCCATCTCTATCCCATCGGTGGACCATGAGGAGCTGGAGCGCTCCTTCAGCGGCTTCTCTATCTCCCAGTCCAGAGAGAATCTGGACTTCCTCAACAACGGCTTCTACTCCTCCTCCGCTGACCTAGGAGACCAccaagggggaggaggagggggaggaggaggaggaggaggtggcggcggaggaggaggcggcgaaAGTGTAGGCGCAGCCCGCTGTGCCACAGTCCGACCCTACATTGCAGAGGGTGAGTCTGACTCCGACTCGGAGCTCTGTGCCCCCTCACCGCACTCAGACCGGGCCTGGACTGGAAACAAGTAG